A window of Gemmatimonas sp. genomic DNA:
CCCCGCAAAGATCTCCGGCCAGTCGCGCACATGCTTGTTGGAGGTCAAGAGCATCGAGCCGCGTTCATAGCGCGCGGAAACGAGGCGGAAAAAGAGATTTGCTTCCATGCGATCCAGCGGGCGGAAGCCGATCTCGTCGATGATCAGCAAGCCACAGTTGAAATAGCGGCGCGCCCGGAGGCGCGCATGCGGCGTCGCGGCATCGGCTTTCAGCACGTGCATCAAGTCGTCCAGCACGTAGTGGTTCACACTGAAGCCATTCTTGATCGCCTTGACGCCGAGCGCCGTGGCGAGATGACTTTTGCCTACACCGGGCGGCCCGAGAAACAACACGTTGGTTTTCTCGCGCAGATAGTGACACGTGGCCAGGGTGTCGAGCTGCCGGCGATCCGCTTTCGGTTGAAAGCCCCAGTCGAAGTCCTCGAGTGTCTTGCCCGGCGGCAGGCCCGAGAGTTTGAGCATCGTGGTGATGCGGCGTTCGTCCTTGCGCTCCAATTGGCGGGACAGCAGCAGATCGAGAAAGGCCAAGGGACTCAAGGCCTCCCGGGTCGCTTCTTCCAGCAGTTCGGGCAGCACGCTCGCCGGATACTCGAGGCCTAAGCTCACGAGCTTGGTCGCGATCGGATCGAGCGTCGTGCTGCCGGTCGGGTGGGCGTGCGACGGAGGCGTCGGCGGCGGCTTCACTCTCGTCATGCGACCTCCCCGACCAGACGGTCGATCAGCTGCGCGTACTGCGCGACGGGGCGTTCGAGTTGCGCAGGCGGTGGAAGGAGCGCCGCCTGGGCGATCGCGGTCAGTTGTTGCTGCGCGCGACGACCAAGCGGCGTCGGCGCGAGCACTGACGTCGTGCTCGCGCCGTTGAAGTGCGCCTCCTCGAGCACGAGCCCCCGTGTGGTGCCGCGCGGATGCCGCGCGAGCTCGCGACCCTCGCCCCACACCACCACGTGTTGCGTGGTCCCGCGCACTTCGACCGTGCGGCCGACCCACGCAAACGGCACCGAGTAGCGTCGGCCTTCGAAGCTGACGAGACAATCGCGACTGACGCGGCGCGCGACCACGCAGTCAAAGAGCTCGTCGAATGTCGGGAGCGTCTGCAGGAGTCGCTGCTCCGCCGCATGCGCATCAGCGATCAGCGTGCCGGTGATCGGACAGCGGCGCGTCGCATGACACTCCGCACTGCGCTCATCGAGCGCCGCTTGCAGGTGCGGGAGATCGGGCCATGCGTGCACGAAGAGATCCGCGAAATCCGTGCGGGCGGTGCGCACACTGCGCTCGGTCTTGCCTTTGTCACTGCCGGTCGCGGCGCGACACGGATCGACCGCGAAGCCACACGTCCGGGCAAACGTCGCAAAGGCCGGG
This region includes:
- the istB gene encoding IS21-like element helper ATPase IstB translates to MKPPPTPPSHAHPTGSTTLDPIATKLVSLGLEYPASVLPELLEEATREALSPLAFLDLLLSRQLERKDERRITTMLKLSGLPPGKTLEDFDWGFQPKADRRQLDTLATCHYLREKTNVLFLGPPGVGKSHLATALGVKAIKNGFSVNHYVLDDLMHVLKADAATPHARLRARRYFNCGLLIIDEIGFRPLDRMEANLFFRLVSARYERGSMLLTSNKHVRDWPEIFAGDEILTTAILDRLLHHVAVVHIDGQSYRLRELGALLSPNREGPRATDSRTN
- the istA gene encoding IS21 family transposase, producing the protein MARLRKDHLMVVRAMVARDVPVRQVARDLGVDESTLRYHLARGESAPDGRRDRKSILDGWQERIAAVLDRFADPRVGGDAVDRVEVSVVHGVLRREFGFTGSYQSVRRHLERHYPASAVRAMRRVETPPGVQAQHDWFDVAVRIAGTVRPLHGLIGTLSHSRARFVWMSPVMHQLAWQSGHVAIFTRYGGVPLWVRIDNLKTAVASGAGPTAVLTPAFATFARTCGFAVDPCRAATGSDKGKTERSVRTARTDFADLFVHAWPDLPHLQAALDERSAECHATRRCPITGTLIADAHAAEQRLLQTLPTFDELFDCVVARRVSRDCLVSFEGRRYSVPFAWVGRTVEVRGTTQHVVVWGEGRELARHPRGTTRGLVLEEAHFNGASTTSVLAPTPLGRRAQQQLTAIAQAALLPPPAQLERPVAQYAQLIDRLVGEVA